In Plasmodium knowlesi strain H genome assembly, chromosome: 7, one DNA window encodes the following:
- a CDS encoding major facilitator superfamily domain-containing protein, putative: MDKTSQIKKKKKRENNSLRVENERMRGMVNKSNERKNSFTNNKQGHMKEGDIYQPDKMKEPISEGTDRSEQVMNSYRFPLHSDVSTPKSELYEMELQNRTYQKSPSAHQLLSTPFNTEMEKKGIKNTVLHSVGSIKGTVLNNINGDTLSSYTIYQGGGEENALKNSTGISENNSISNCSFHGGIISNGLLNGEFLRQGGIPKPDENGKFGGYHNDIASSSIDHCNAKEHHLNGMYPQFYNNINKSPLCTPPQGPDTLWRKDDAVEKFEPMYKKQLAKQTSPNLVDAKNGFSRNNVLTHQGKKNKNEDNRKMFEQKWHVKSENSFPMRSNANAHEHLCVANCITTMDYTTGSNNVFSVNSKNASSHGVNFHIGNTHGRSVTPGGDTTLRSSSLIKNATTYNPLRKNYHLYREESSHNCSHLSYMNSNGINRTPQWDNDKRTMGEVDQRILCRDGVHASSNNNVKNARLNDGNIGFYRKKNHKVFVKNTLNVSEDHNAGKNCVMKDTLVSSNNKKRNNNRKNISNVLKFIIPDGSLKTGRSPSGGVKRTYMDTSEEKEKKEKNCKPRGDKQITSLTISKTHEERRSKDGKGEMVQSAYVSKERDETTWGGLNDTEGGSVHFGQSDYGTPPTRKGTNRGYYAKNGNLTYSGLLTSMVSSILTQENERQSKEGNCFSYAWKNSGYDYALLHQMEDGTGGEKNEKGENDYQFSSKIIQHLRSKATNEHILHLTLTLMICISVLCNYDHGAIPVTLEEIQKDFPLSYIEQSLLGSLVYFGLIIGTIIASVLFELVTAKILITISTLMLSISLYIFSHANCITFMYISRFINGLCQAIPVVYLPVWVDEFSPHEKATQWMSYIQLASIGGTVFGYFLGGVLSNSSYSYGRNNTPLPNATFVTTWRSPFLIQAFLLLPLFLIMLFIPSDMINISAEGSAASEGEISCEEEMHGGATNSGQYTNSGQYTNNEQNINNGRKSNNSDQQHPAQSRVQPIIQEATTYTLDRSKSRSTSRLYYGASSSSLRRNFNRSATYIMEKKTNVLRKTLKEVKKLLKNKLYIIVTLGMSNLYFVVTGIQFWITEYMSVVLLTEKMKIVTVSTLCFLTSPTSGVWFGGFVCDLFGGYKNTNYSRTIKVATAFAISACIFGILSAHLNNFFFFSISLWLCLFTGSALVPVAVGMLLSCVNNHQKSLSSAVSQVIYNVFGWFSAPLLSGIIMDIIHKYTNDNRLALKAGFTMILYSSFIGFLLLFYANFLDFSDRKDNDETLELEEPLT, from the exons ATGGATAAAACGagtcaaataaaaaaaaaaaaaaaaagagagaacaaCAGTTTGCGtgtagaaaatgaaagaatgaGAGGAATGGTGAATAAGTCAAATGAGAGGAAAAATTCCTTTACCAACAACAAGCAGGGCCAcatgaaggaaggagataTATATCAGCCtgataaaatgaaagaaccTATATCGGAAGGAACAGATAGAAGTGAACAAGTAATGAACAGTTATCGATTCCCCTTGCACAGTGACGTATCAACACCGAAAAGTGAATTGTACGAAATGGAATTACAAAATAGAACCTACCAAAAGAGCCCAAGTGCACACCAATTGTTGTCTACACCATTTAAtacagaaatggaaaaaaaagggataaagaATACAGTCCTTCATAGTGTAGGATCCATAAAAGGAACTGTACTGAACAATATAAATGGTGATACATTGAGTAGCTATACCATCTACCAAGGGGGTGGAGAAGAAAACGCCTTGAAGAATTCTACTGGAATTAGCGAAAACAATTCTATTTCGAATTGTAGTTTCCACGGTGGGATCATTTCAAATGGTTTGCTAAATGGAGAGTTCCTCAGACAGGGGGGTATTCCAAAACCTGATGAAAATGGTAAATTTGGTGGATACCACAATGACATCGCCAGCTCTAGCATTGATCATTGTAATGCCAAGGAACATCATCTAAATGGTATGTATCCCCAGTTTTACAACAATATAAATAAATCTCCTCTGTGTACACCGCCCCAAGGGCCAGATACATTGTGGCGAAAGGACGATGCTGTAGAGAAATTTGAACCCATGTATAAGAAGCAGCTAGCCAAACAAACAAGTCCAAATCTGGTAGatgcaaaaaatgggttcagCAGAAATAATGTACTTACACaccagggaaaaaaaaataaaaatgaagataataGGAAAATGTTTGAGCAAAAGTGGCATGTCAAAAGTGAAAACTCCTTTCCCATGAGGAGTAACGCGAATGCCCACGAACATCTGTGTGTTGCTAACTGCATCACCACCATGGATTACACCACGGGTTCGAATAATGTTTTCAGTGTGAATTCGAAAAATGCATCCTCACATGGTGTGAATTTCCACATAGGTAACACACATGGGCGGAGCGTCACGCCAGGGGGTGACACAACACTGAGAAGCTCCTCTCTGATCAAGAATGCCACCACGTATAACCCCCTTAGGAAGAATTATCATTTGTACAGGGAAGAGAGCAGCCACAACTGCAGTCATCTCTCCTACATGAACAGTAATGGAATTAACAGAACTCCACAATGGGACAATGACAAACGAACCATGGGAGAAGTGGACCAGCGAATTTTATGTCGTGATGGTGTCCATGCAAGTAGCAATAACAATGTAAAGAACGCGAGATTAAACGATGGAAATATAGGATTttataggaagaaaaatcacAAGGTGTTCGTGAAAAATACCCTGAACGTTAGTGAAGACCACAATGCGGGTAAGAACTGTGTCATGAAGGATACACTGGTTAGTAGCAACAATAAGAAGAGAAATAACAACAGAAAGAACATTAGTAATGTTTTAAAGTTCATCATCCCTGATGGAAGCCTCAAAACGGGAAGAAGCCCCAGTGGAGGAGTCAAACGAACTTACATGGACACAagtgaggaaaaggaaaaaaaagaaaaaaattgcaaaccAAGGGGGGATAAGCAAATTACCTCCCTCACGATATCCAAGACTCATGAAGAGAGAAGAAGTAAGGATGGAAAGGGAGAGATGGTGCAGTCGGCTTATGTGTCGAAGGAGAGGGATGAAACCACCTGGGGAGGTTTGAACGACACAGAAGGGGGATCAGTCCACTTTGGCCAATCTGACTACGGAACACCCCCAACACGGAAAGGCACTAATAGAGGATACTACGCGAAGAATGGTAACTTAACATATAGTGGCCTGCTAACGTCTATGGTGTCGTCCATACTAACGCAGGAAAACGAAAGGCAATCTAAAGAGGGAAATTGCTTTAGTTACGCCTGGAAGAATAGCGGGTACGATTATGCGTTATTGCACCAAATGGAAGATGGAAccggtggagaaaaaaatgaaaaaggagaaaatgattACCAATTTTCCAGTAAAATAATTCAGCACTTGAGGAGTAAAGCTACCAATGAACACATTTTGCATCTAACTCTAACTCTAATGATTTGTATTTCGGTTCTTTGCAATTACGACCATGGTGCAATACCAGTTACGTTGGAAGAAATACAGAAAGATTTTCCATTAAGTTACATTGAGCAATCTCTACTAGGAAGTTTAGTGTACTTCGGCTTAATCATCGGGACGATAATAGCAAGTGTTCTTTTTGAGCTCGTCACGGCAAAGATATTAATAACTATAAGTACCCTGATGTTGTCCATATCATTATACATATTCAGTCACGCTAACTGCATCACCTTCATGTACATCTCAAGATTTATAAATGGTTTGTGTCAAGCTATCCCAGTTGTGTACCTGCCGGTTTGGGTAGATGAATTCTCACCACATGAAAAAGCTACACAATGGATGTCATACATACAGCTTGCTTCCATAGGGGGTACTGTCTTCGGTTATTTTTTGGGTGGTGTACTTTCGAATAGCTCCTACTCATATGGACGTAACAATACTCCCCTTCCGAATGCTACCTTCGTGACCACGTGGAgatctccctttttaattcaGGCCTTTCTGCTCCTCCcgctttttctcattatgcTTTTTATCCCCTCGGATATGATTAACATTAGCGCGGAGGGAAGTGCAGCAAGCGAGGGGGAGATATCTTGCGAGGAGGAGATGCATGGAGGGGCCACCAACAGCGGGCAATACACTAACAGCGGGCAATACACGAACAACGAACAGAACATCAACAACGGGCGGAAGAGCAACAACTCCGATCAGCAACACCCTGCACAATCGAGGGTACAACCCATAATCCAAGAAGCCACTACATACACACTGGACAGAAGCAAATCGAGATCCACTAGCAGACTCTACTACGGAGCATCGAGTAGCTCTCTTCGTAGAAACTTCAATCGGTCAGCAACCTACatcatggagaaaaaaactaatGTCCTAAGGAAAACATTaaaagaagtgaaaaaattgcTTAAGAACAAATTATACATTATCGTAACCCTAGGAATGAGTAACCTCTACTTCGTAGTTACAGGAATACAATTTTGGATTACAGAATATATGTCTGTTGTGTTGTtaacggaaaaaatgaaaatcgTTACGGTGTCTACTTTATGTTTTTTAACTTCTCCAACCTCAGGGGTTTGGTTTGGAGGTTTTGTGTGTGATTTATTTGGGGGATACAAGAATACGAATTATTCCAGAACGATTAAGGTGGCAACTGCCTTTGCCATTTCTGCTTGCATCTTCGGGATTCTTTCGGCTCAtctgaataatttttttttcttctccatttcgCTGTGGCTCTGTCTCTTTACGGGCTCCGCTCTGGTCCCCGTCGCTGTGG GAATGCTCCTCTCCTGCGTGAACAACCACCAGAAGAGCCTGTCCTCTGCCGTTTCTCAAGTCATATACAATGTCTTCGGCTGGTTCTCCGCCCCTTTACTCTCCGGAATAATTATGGATATTATTCACAAATACACTAACGACAACCGCCTTGCTCTCAA AGCTGGGTTCACCATGATTTTGTATTCCAGTTTCATAGGCTTCCTGTTGCTCTTCTACGCGAATTTTTTG GATTTTTCCGATCGGAAAGATAACGACGAGACATTAGAATTGGAAGAACCCCTCACCTAG
- a CDS encoding thioredoxin 3, putative, with protein sequence MALICIGSVCFSLLHVGVIILFIINYFYGYLKKYLPNFLTRGEEEKNKQIEASLQRREKNKDYTESSYVELADGDSLSGLLESTKNVSVVVKFGATWCKPCTKIKRYFKNQTMSYAVTLIDVDVDIHEALRDEYNIKALPTFLFYVQIKNNWVMTERIEGSNEEDIEKAFQKYCVLKES encoded by the exons ATGGCGCTTATTTGCATCGGCTCTGTTTGTTTTTCGCTTCTCCATGTGGGcgttataattttattcatcATAAATTATTTCTATGGGTATTTGAAGAAGTACTTACCAAACTTCCTCACACGTGGCGAAG aagaaaagaacaaacaaattGAAGCGTCTTTACAGCGCAgggagaagaacaaagaC TATACCGAAAGCAGCTATGTTGAGTTAGCTGATGGAGACAGTTTGAGCGGCTTGTTGGAGTCTACCAAGAATGTCTCCGTGGTCGTGAAGTTCGGAGCAACTTGGTGCAAGCCGTGTACCAAAATCAAGCGATACTTTaag AATCAGACCATGAGCTACGCAGTGACGCTTATCGACGTGGACGTGGACATACATGAGGCGCTTAGGGATGAATACAACATTAAGGCTCTTCctacctttttattttacgtgcagataaaaaataattgggTTATGACTGAACGG ATTGAAGGATCCAACGAAGAGGACATAGAAAAAGCCTTCCAAAAATACTGTGTCCTTAAGGAAAGTTAA